The following proteins are co-located in the Prinia subflava isolate CZ2003 ecotype Zambia chromosome 16, Cam_Psub_1.2, whole genome shotgun sequence genome:
- the RUFY1 gene encoding RUN and FYVE domain-containing protein 1 isoform X1, with protein sequence MAAAERGAAPAAGKEEDFEIIDKKHLPDAAELRNEEKAKPEEARWSAPILSLARKASENLALSYGSALKSASLVGLVSKPGSSDSPAKTSTRCHTMEERANLMNMMKLSIKILIQSALSLGRTLDSDFPPLQQFFVVLEHCLKHGLKVKKTFIGQNKSFFGPLELVEKLCPEASDIATSVKNLPELKTAVGRGRAWLYLALMQKKLADYLKVLLDHKHLLSEFYEPDALMMEEEGAVIVGLLVGLNVIDANLCLKGEDLDSQVGVIDFSLYLKETQDSDGKQDGGITAVLDQKHYVEELNRHLSCTVADLQNKIDCLEKTNSKLQEELAAATDRIGSLQEEQQQLKQQNELIRERSEKSVEVTKEDTKVELDTYKQSRQGLDEMYSDVWKQLKEEKKIRLELEKELELQIGMKTEMEIAMKLLEKDTHEKQDTLVALRQQLEEVKAINLQMFHKSQNAECSLQQKTEAISSFEGKTNEMMSSMKQMEERLQQAEKARQAAEERCNKMKQELAGRLDSCRQQMAQLDGKCSTLEKELKSEKEQRQTLQKELHQEKDATALLKTELQQMEGLKKELRKLQDEKQQLKKVHEEQEQALQEMGLHLSQSKLKMEDIKEVNKALKGHTWLKDDEATHCKQCRKEFSISRRKHHCRNCGDIFCSTCSSNELALPSYPKPVRVCDNCHTLLLQQCSSNSS encoded by the exons ATGGCTGCCGCGGAGCGtggcgccgcgcccgccgcgggAAAGGAGGAAGATTTTGAGATTATTGATAAAAAACATCTCCCTGACGCGGCCGAGCTGAGGAACGAGGAGAAGGCGAAACCGGAGGAAGCGCGGTGGTCTGCTCCCATCTTGTCTCTGGCCAGGAAAGCCTCGGAAAACTTGGCGCTGAGCTATGGCAGCGCCCTGAAGTCCGCATCCCTGGTGGGATTGGTGTCCAAGCCcggcagcagtgacagcccgGCAAAGACAA GTACTCGGTGTCACACCATGGAGGAGCGTGCCAACCTCATGAACATGATGAAGCTCAGCATCAAAATCCTCATCCAGTCAGCCCTGAGCCTGGGCCGGACCCTGGACTCGGacttccctcccctgcagcagtTCTTCGTGGTGCTGGAGCACTGCCTCAAGCATGGCCTCAAAG TGAAGAAGACTTTTATTGGACAGAACAAATCGTTTTTTGGTCCTTTGGAGCTAGTGGAAAAACTTTGTCCCGAAGCATCAGATATAGCAACTAGTGTTAAAAATCTGCCAGAGTTGAA gactgctgtgggcagagggagggCTTGGCTTTATCTAGCACTCATGCAAAAGAAACTGGCAGATTATCTCAAAGTGCTCCTGGACCATAAGCATCTGTTAAG TGAATTTTATGAACCTGATGCATTGATgatggaggaggaaggagcagttATTGTGGGCCTGCTGGTTGGACTGAATGTTATTGATGCAAACCTCTGCTTGAAAGGAGAAGACTTGGATTCCCAG gtTGGAGTGATTGATTTTTCCTTGTACCTTAAGGAAACACAGGACAGTGATGGCAAACA AGATGGAGGGATTACAGCTGTCCTTGACCAGAAGCATTATGTGGAAGAACTGAACCGACATTTAAG tTGCACGGTTGCAGATCTCCAGAACAAAATAGACTGTTTAGAAAAGACCAATTCAAAACTCCAGGAAGAG CTTGCAGCAGCTACTGACAGAATCGGATCCCttcaggaagagcagcagcagctgaaacaaCAGAATGAGTTAATTCGTGAACGGAGTGAAAAAAGTGTAGAG GTAACAAAAGAGGATACAAAAGTAGAATTGGATACTTACAAGCAGTCACGCCAGGGTCTTGATGAAATGTACAGTGATGTTTGGAAGCagttgaaagaagaaaaaaaaatcaggctg GAACTAGAGAAAGAGTTGGAGCTGCAAATtggaatgaaaacagaaatggaaattgcCATGAAACTTCTGGAAAAAGATACTCATGAAAAACAAGACACTTTAGTTGCCCTTCGTCAACAATTAGAAGAAGTGAAGGCCATTAACTTGCAGATGTTTCACAAATCCCAG AATGCAGAGTGTTCGTtacaacagaaaacagaagcaatatcctcttttgaaggaaaaacaaatgagaTGATGTCCTCTATGAAACAAATGGAAGAGAG gctgcagcaggcagagaaggccaggcaggcagcagaggagcgGTGCAATAAGAtgaagcaggagctggctgggaggCTGGACTCGTGTCGGCAGCAGATGGCCCAGCTGGACGGCAAATG CTCAACTCTGGAAAAGGagttaaaatctgaaaaagaaCAGAGACAAACTTTGCAAAAAGAACTGCACCAAGAGAAGGATGCAACAGCCCTGCTTAAAACAGAATTGCAACAGATGGAAGGACTGAAAAAG GAACTGAGAAAACTGCAGgatgagaagcagcagctgaagaaggtGCATGAGGAGCAGGAGCAAGCTCTTCAAGAAATGGGACTTCATCTCAGCCA atcaaAGCTGAAGATGGAAGACATTAAAGAAGTAAATAAAGCACTAAAG GGTCATACATGGCTGAAGGATGATGAAGCAACTCACTGCAAGCAATGTAGAAAGGAATTCTCCATCTCAAGAAGGAAG CACCACTGCAGAAACTGCGGGGACATCTTCTGCAGCACTTGTTCCAGTAACGAACTGGCACTGCCATCGTACCCCAAACCCGTCCGTGTCTGTGATAACTGTCACACGTTACTGCTCCAGCAGTGCTCCTCTAACTCCTCCTAA
- the RUFY1 gene encoding RUN and FYVE domain-containing protein 1 isoform X2, producing MEERANLMNMMKLSIKILIQSALSLGRTLDSDFPPLQQFFVVLEHCLKHGLKVKKTFIGQNKSFFGPLELVEKLCPEASDIATSVKNLPELKTAVGRGRAWLYLALMQKKLADYLKVLLDHKHLLSEFYEPDALMMEEEGAVIVGLLVGLNVIDANLCLKGEDLDSQVGVIDFSLYLKETQDSDGKQDGGITAVLDQKHYVEELNRHLSCTVADLQNKIDCLEKTNSKLQEELAAATDRIGSLQEEQQQLKQQNELIRERSEKSVEVTKEDTKVELDTYKQSRQGLDEMYSDVWKQLKEEKKIRLELEKELELQIGMKTEMEIAMKLLEKDTHEKQDTLVALRQQLEEVKAINLQMFHKSQNAECSLQQKTEAISSFEGKTNEMMSSMKQMEERLQQAEKARQAAEERCNKMKQELAGRLDSCRQQMAQLDGKCSTLEKELKSEKEQRQTLQKELHQEKDATALLKTELQQMEGLKKELRKLQDEKQQLKKVHEEQEQALQEMGLHLSQSKLKMEDIKEVNKALKGHTWLKDDEATHCKQCRKEFSISRRKHHCRNCGDIFCSTCSSNELALPSYPKPVRVCDNCHTLLLQQCSSNSS from the exons ATGGAGGAGCGTGCCAACCTCATGAACATGATGAAGCTCAGCATCAAAATCCTCATCCAGTCAGCCCTGAGCCTGGGCCGGACCCTGGACTCGGacttccctcccctgcagcagtTCTTCGTGGTGCTGGAGCACTGCCTCAAGCATGGCCTCAAAG TGAAGAAGACTTTTATTGGACAGAACAAATCGTTTTTTGGTCCTTTGGAGCTAGTGGAAAAACTTTGTCCCGAAGCATCAGATATAGCAACTAGTGTTAAAAATCTGCCAGAGTTGAA gactgctgtgggcagagggagggCTTGGCTTTATCTAGCACTCATGCAAAAGAAACTGGCAGATTATCTCAAAGTGCTCCTGGACCATAAGCATCTGTTAAG TGAATTTTATGAACCTGATGCATTGATgatggaggaggaaggagcagttATTGTGGGCCTGCTGGTTGGACTGAATGTTATTGATGCAAACCTCTGCTTGAAAGGAGAAGACTTGGATTCCCAG gtTGGAGTGATTGATTTTTCCTTGTACCTTAAGGAAACACAGGACAGTGATGGCAAACA AGATGGAGGGATTACAGCTGTCCTTGACCAGAAGCATTATGTGGAAGAACTGAACCGACATTTAAG tTGCACGGTTGCAGATCTCCAGAACAAAATAGACTGTTTAGAAAAGACCAATTCAAAACTCCAGGAAGAG CTTGCAGCAGCTACTGACAGAATCGGATCCCttcaggaagagcagcagcagctgaaacaaCAGAATGAGTTAATTCGTGAACGGAGTGAAAAAAGTGTAGAG GTAACAAAAGAGGATACAAAAGTAGAATTGGATACTTACAAGCAGTCACGCCAGGGTCTTGATGAAATGTACAGTGATGTTTGGAAGCagttgaaagaagaaaaaaaaatcaggctg GAACTAGAGAAAGAGTTGGAGCTGCAAATtggaatgaaaacagaaatggaaattgcCATGAAACTTCTGGAAAAAGATACTCATGAAAAACAAGACACTTTAGTTGCCCTTCGTCAACAATTAGAAGAAGTGAAGGCCATTAACTTGCAGATGTTTCACAAATCCCAG AATGCAGAGTGTTCGTtacaacagaaaacagaagcaatatcctcttttgaaggaaaaacaaatgagaTGATGTCCTCTATGAAACAAATGGAAGAGAG gctgcagcaggcagagaaggccaggcaggcagcagaggagcgGTGCAATAAGAtgaagcaggagctggctgggaggCTGGACTCGTGTCGGCAGCAGATGGCCCAGCTGGACGGCAAATG CTCAACTCTGGAAAAGGagttaaaatctgaaaaagaaCAGAGACAAACTTTGCAAAAAGAACTGCACCAAGAGAAGGATGCAACAGCCCTGCTTAAAACAGAATTGCAACAGATGGAAGGACTGAAAAAG GAACTGAGAAAACTGCAGgatgagaagcagcagctgaagaaggtGCATGAGGAGCAGGAGCAAGCTCTTCAAGAAATGGGACTTCATCTCAGCCA atcaaAGCTGAAGATGGAAGACATTAAAGAAGTAAATAAAGCACTAAAG GGTCATACATGGCTGAAGGATGATGAAGCAACTCACTGCAAGCAATGTAGAAAGGAATTCTCCATCTCAAGAAGGAAG CACCACTGCAGAAACTGCGGGGACATCTTCTGCAGCACTTGTTCCAGTAACGAACTGGCACTGCCATCGTACCCCAAACCCGTCCGTGTCTGTGATAACTGTCACACGTTACTGCTCCAGCAGTGCTCCTCTAACTCCTCCTAA